Proteins co-encoded in one Lates calcarifer isolate ASB-BC8 linkage group LG17, TLL_Latcal_v3, whole genome shotgun sequence genomic window:
- the tmem161a gene encoding transmembrane protein 161A, with amino-acid sequence MALMGVQLVVSLLAASIMQRMAPHCSFARWLLCNGSLFRFKHPSEGELCALAGKQMPKQNRRDRRQNGESKPLTVPKDIDLHLEKAPVSVIDALVLRFFLEYQWLVDFSVYATGVFLFTECYYHVVDASKEVNIGAIWCVLTVLFSLKTLHTLMSHYFRSEEGGERSVCLAFGFLSLLVAMLVLVVREDYLEFGLESGFSSLFDNLEIFAKQQGYADWSIPVTKLTVKLGLAAVCAYIGALLAFPGLRLAQTHLDAVQMNSDRPFIQILLHMSFMSPVIVLILWVKPIARDFLANAPMGKTSVTIVPSAVFDSMRLWIIVVLCVLRLALTRYHLQAYLNLAQKWVEQMKKEAGRIAAIDIQRKVTRVFCYLTVVTLQYLVPVLLILFSTLSLKALGDFSWGMGAEETPGVTPALVMPTAAPVLPGGLDEDEEGVEDMEEDIQATVAHLSATFAALRSVLTPLFFRGFFAFLTWWVAACQVISSLFGIYFHQYLMQS; translated from the exons ATG GCGCTGATGGGGGTTCAGCTGGTGGTCAGCTTGCTGGCTGCCAGCATTATGCAGAGGATGGCTCCACATTGCTCATTTGCGCGCTGGCTCCTCTGCAACGGCAG TTTGTTCCGGTTCAAACACCCATCAGAGGGAGAGCTGTGTGCACTGGCAGGAAAACAGATGCCCAAACAGAACAGGAGAGACAG GAGACAAAATGGGGAGAGCAAACCTCTCACTGTGCCCAAAGACATCGACCTTCACCTGGAGAAAGCTCCAGTCAGCGTCATTGATGCCCtgg TGCTGCGTTTTTTCCTGGAGTACCAGTGGCTGGTAGATTTCTCAGTCTATGCAACAGGCGTCTTCCTGTTCACTGAGTGCTATTACCATGTGGTGGATGCCAGCAAAGAGGTCAATATTGGCGCTATCTGGTGTGTTCTGACTGTTCTCTTCAGTCT AAAGACCCTTCACACTCTGATGAGCCACTACTTCCGCTCTGAAGAGGGTGGCGAGCGATCAGTGTGCCTTGCCTTTGGCTTTTTGTCTCTGCTTGTGGCCatgctggtgctggtggtcAGAGAGGACTACCTGGAGTTTGGCCTGGAATCAGGCTTTTCTAGCCTTTTTGACAACTTGGAAATCTTTGCCAAACAGCAGGGCTACGCCGACTGGTC AATCCCGGTGACTAAGCTGACAGTGAAGCTCGGTCTGGCTGCTGTCTGTGCTTACATTGGTGCTCTGCTGGCCTTCCCTGGACTGCGACTGGCTCAGACTCATCTTGATGCTGTACAGATGAACTCAGACAGGCCATTCATCCA GATTCTGCTGCACATGAGTTTCATGTCTCCAGTCATTGTGTTGATTCTGTGGGTGAAACCCATTGCAAGAGACTTCCTGGCCAACGCACCCATGGGAAAGACCTCTGTCACAAT AGTGCCCAGTGCAGTATTTGACAGCATGCGTCTGTGGATCATCgtggtgctgtgtgtgctgcGCCTAGCACTGACTCGTTACCACCTGCAGGCCTACCTCAACCTGGCTCAGAAGTGGGTGGAGCAGATGAAGAAGGAAGCGGGGCGTATCGCTGCCATTGACATTCAGAGGAAG GTTACACGTGTGTTTTGCTATCTGACTGTAGTCACTCTCCAGTATCTGGTTCCTGTTTTGCTCATCCTCTTCTCCACACTGTCACTCAAGGCGCTAG GGGACTTCTCCTGGGGAATGGGTGCAGAGGAAACCCCTGGGGTGACACCGGCACTGGTGATGCCCACAGCAGCACCTGTGCTGCCTGGCGGTCTCGATGAAGACGAAGAGGGGGTGGAAGACATGGAGGAAGACATCCAGGCTACTGTAGCTCACCTCTCGGCGACTTTCGCAGCACTGCGGTCTGTCCTCACCCCGCTTTTCTTCCGAGGCTTCTTCGCCTTCCTCACCTGGTGGGTGGCCGCCTGCCAGGTCATCAGCTCTCTGTTTGGCATCTACTTCCACCAGTACCTTATGCAGAGCTAA